In a single window of the Vitis vinifera cultivar Pinot Noir 40024 chromosome 6, ASM3070453v1 genome:
- the LOC104878004 gene encoding lysine-rich arabinogalactan protein 19, whose protein sequence is MEKTRGGLSASPSSPMPRPAQSAIGGATSPPAQDSTVPPSEGETPSQCRHPTRRPPTDPVSPAAKAKRPASRPPAKRAKFSDPGEPSQTPQAEPPIEDSQIPVGVPLETIIRQPMIVGPPIEGNLDCRDRSFYSKTWFDIKALRQQPELKDSFRLL, encoded by the coding sequence ATGGAAAAGACTAGGGGAGGTCTTTCCGCATCCCCATCCTCGCCGATGCCTCGACCAGCACAGTCCGCCATCGGAGGCGCCACTTCGCCACCCGCTCAGGACTCCACCGTTCCCCCATCTGAGGGTGAAACGCCTTCTCAGTGCCGGCATCCCACCAGGAGGCCACCCACTGACCCTGTGTCGCCCGCCGCCAAAGCCAAGAGGCCTGCTTCTCGACCACCTGCGAAGAGAGCCAAGTTCTCGGATCCTGGAGAGCCATCCCAGACACCTCAGGCAGAGCCGCCTATTGAGGACTCTCAGATCCCTGTGGGGGTTCCTCTCGAGACCATCATCAGGCAGCCTATGATCGTAGGGCCGCCTATAGAGGGCAACCTGGATTGCAGAGATCGATCATTCTACTCAAAGACCTGGTTCGACATCAAGGCTCTCAGACAACAGCCAGAGCTCAAGGATTCATTCCGTTTGCTAtag